A part of Miscanthus floridulus cultivar M001 chromosome 6, ASM1932011v1, whole genome shotgun sequence genomic DNA contains:
- the LOC136458233 gene encoding dnaJ protein ERDJ3B-like, which yields MAARRAALLVAVLLLHQAVSSLAGKSYYEILQVSNGASEEQIKRAYRKLALKYHPDKNPNNEESGRRFTEINNAYEVLTDQEKRKAYDWYGEEGLEQFQGRHNDGDGGHAMNIEHVFSDFFGGGGMEEEEERTLKGDDVIVELDASLEDLYMGGSLKIWREKNVIKPAPGNRRCKCRNEIRQREIAPGVFYQIRDQVCDTCPNVKYIREGDFISVDIEKGMQDGQEILFYEDGEPKIDGEPGDLKFKIRTAWHERFRREGNDLHTTVEISVSEALVGFEKNVKHLDNHAVEIGTMVITKPK from the exons ATGGCGGCGAGGAGGGCGGCGCTGCTCGTCGCTGTCCTCCTCCTGCACCAAGCGGTGTCTTCGCTTGCTGG AAAGAGCTACTATGAAATACTGCAAGTGTCAAATGGTGCATCAGAGGAACAAATCAAGAGGGCCTACCGCAAGCTTGCGCTGAAATACCACCCTGACAAGAACCCCAACAATGAGGAATCCGGCAGGCGGTTTACCGAGATCAACAATG CCTACGAGGTCTTGACGGATCAGGAGAAGAGGAAAGCCTATGACTGGTACGGTGAGGAGGGTTTGGAGCAATTCCAAGGCAGGCacaatgatggtgatggtggtcaTGCTATGAACATCGAACACGTGTTTAGCGA TTTTTTTGGTGGTGGAGGTAtggaagaggaggaagaacgAACTTTAAAGGGTGATGATGTCATTGTTGAATTGGATGCTTCGCTAGAGGACTTGTATATGGGTGGTTCCTTAAAG ATTTGGAGGGAgaaaaatgttataaaaccagCTCCTGGCAACAGGcgatgcaaatgtaggaatgaaaTTCGTCAACGAGAAATTGCTCCTGGAGTTTTTTATCAAATCAGAGATCAG GTTTGTGATACGTGCCCAAATGTGAAGTACATAAGAGAAGGGGATTTCATTAGTGTTGATATTGAAAAGGGGATGCAAGATGGACAG GAAATTTTATTTTACGAGGATGGTGAACCTAAGATTGATGGAGAGCCTGGTGATTTGAAG TTTAAAATTCGGACAGCATGGCATGAGCGCTTCAGAAGAGAAGGCAACGACCTACATACAACAGTGGAAATCTCAGTG TCAGAAGCTCTTGTTGGATTTGAGAAGAACGTAAAGCACCTTGACAACCATGCCGTGGAAATCGGGACCATG GTGATCACGAAACCAAAATAA